Below is a genomic region from Helicoverpa armigera isolate CAAS_96S chromosome 12, ASM3070526v1, whole genome shotgun sequence.
gatagcaattttgtattatttatagtgACTTTGCATAATCCACCCACACTAATGCAATGACGTAAGAAGACGTAACGCAAGCACGCCATTCTCACGTGGTTTAtagtattttatgtttatttacataagggaataatttaatgttacaaTAAATCGGAATTACTTTTAAAGGCATTGGTGCTACTTCTGGTGATTGTATGAAAATATGTCAGTGTGGTTACAAGGCTTCCTTTTTCAAACTTACTTGctatagtacaaaaaaaatttgaaagtatttaaaatactcACCCTTGGCCGAGGAGGCAGGCAATTCTCAAGTGCAGGAATGACTTCTGGTGGAATGCGGGCGGGGAAGTTAACTAGGAATTGGATAATAAGCTGGCCCTTTTCAAATGGATTCTTGTACATTGGCATACCTGTAATGTTACaattaaaacatattaataCAACAATGATAAATAATGTATCAATATCAAGATTAGGTGCTAATTGTAGTCTATACATACCTTCATTCAACACACACTTGACTTCACCATGCTTAGTCACCTCACCAGGCATAACAGTTATTACAATATCTCTCTCATCCAGGGTGCGGATCACCTTCTGGAAGCCACACAGAGCCTCCACAAGCTCAATATTCAACCGAATTATGAGATCATTTCCAGAACGTTTGAATAACTGAAAAAACATTAcatgttaaaaaatatgcaacaacatcaagaaataaatacaactcaTAAATGATACATACTTCATGTTCTTTTTCATCTAAAACTATAACAAGATCACCAGGCTCCAACTCAGGTTCTTGATCACCTTCTCCACTGAACACAATCTTCTGACCGTCAGTCATACCCTTGTCGACATGGACTTCAAGGATTTTGCGGTCACGAACAGTCTTGCGACCCTGGCAGACTTTGCAGCGGTCCTTAGGATCGATGATCTCCCTCTGTCCACGGCACTCGGAACACACAGTCTGCATTTGGTGGATCATCCCAGGTGCCAACTGCTGGATCTGCACTTGTATACCTGTACCATGACAAGTGGGGCAAGTCTGGACTGCACCCTAAAGgaaacaaaaattgttttagaaaCCTTAGATTTAAAGAgatatatttaaagtaaatagtgtTGATTATTACCTTCTTGCCTCCTCGTCCTTCACATTTTTCACAGATAACATTCTTCTGTAAGGCAAGCTTCCTTACAGCACCACGGTAAAGCTCTTCAAGTGTAACAGACAGTTGATGAATGACATCTTTGCCTTTTCGTTCACGACCACGTCGGCGCCCGCCGCTGAATCCTCCACCAAAGAACATATCAAACAAGTCCATCGGTGAGGAGAAGCCACTCGCACCAACACCACCTTCTTTCAATGCTTGTTCACCACCTAAAACGTAACAGTTTAATTTATCagaacaattatttaattgtgtttttaaattggttttttatttatcatcatgGTTCAGCATAATAGTAGTTTGATTCATTTATAGGTTATGGGttatctttaatttattaaaaattgctacacatttacattattataatcattATAAGATAGAATGTAATTTAACAAGTTAACGGTAACAATACTTTATGTTACACAAAAGACATGGATACTCAGTTTTTCACATAGATTACGTTCAACATACCTTGGTCATAAATGCGTCTTTTGTCTGGATTAGACAATACTTCATAAGCTTGTGAAATTTGTTTGAACCTTTCTCCTTCATTTGGGTTTTTGTCAGGGTGATACTTCAGGGCTAGCTTCCGGTAGGCTTTCTTTAGTTCATCTGTTGTGCAGCTGGGTTTAACCCCCAAGATATCGTAGTATGTCGTTTCCTTCACCATCTTTTATCCTTTtagagaaataaattatattaaaacccCAACATTTTAAACAAAGGCTATCTAGAATGTTATAGAAAATTCTAGTACCCACTCCTAACTTCCAGATTTAgatgtatttacatttaaccATAACAGCTATTAAGAAATTATGCAGTACACGATAATGCGATTTAAAATCAATACTAATTGGCAATGACACCAGATATTACTCGTAAAATAACCACGTACTTTTTACTTGCTTAGTCGTATGCTATGAGCGTCATAGAAAAAAACTACCTATTTGAAATCATACGTAACAGACAAACATAACCAAAATTCAACAAGTTTGATAAAAATCTTTACGTAAATTTAAGTGTGGTTAGAttgatttttttcaaagaaaggAAATCTACGCAAGCACCATAAACACATTTCCTATGACACTGCAACTGTAATCTTGAAATAAACTCACTTTTGATTTCTCTGAGCGTAAAGATTCCTATTATAGTTCTGAAAGTTCCAGAAGCACTAGTTTACAATTCACGAGCACTAAATAAAATCGGAGCACAGAAAGAAACACGCCGTCCAAGCACTGACTTAGCACGAGAATTCACGAGATTCGTTCAACTTCAAATGACGTTTGATCGAATCGAACGAGGTGGGTTTGTTGAGTCGATGAAAAGTACATTCGAGAAACTTCTTTAGTCTGGTACTCACTGTCGGAATCTCCCTTCTTCAAATAAAGGGGGTATGATAAACCCAgccgcaattttttttttcagcaacGAGATCAATCTTTTTAGtttataactaagcaacgggAAAATAAATTAGCCGCTTACAAACTAATTCGGCTTTTTCACAACGCCAACTATATAGtttgaaaaagtatttactttaaaaaaagcaTTAAGGAACATTTGTGATttgtccttcttatttataTGTTGCCACCTACATTACAAACTGAGCCACGGATTTTATATAAGATCACCATTttacaacatcatcatcatcataataataaACATCACCAGCGACAATTATCTGTACGGAGTTGAGGCAGTCGCCGTGACCGAAATCGGTCTGGAGTCATCACAAACATCACATTCATAGAAAGCGGgctagatattatatttttatgttgttccCTAAAGATTATTATATTGACCGTCTAGTGACAGTCTTAGAATTATTATGAACCGTAACCACTTGATCAAATACTCTGTTAATACTGTACACGTACACTTCGTATCGTTTAGGGTGGGTGTACAATATTCTAACAAGCACAAAACCACTTAGTAATCATGTTCGCCTTCTGAACATTACGTTATATTACGACTAATATTTACTCAAAGGAAATAATTCAGGCATGTGTTTATCCATAAATTAGGTTTGCCcccttttttttgcaaaacagaacttttataaaaatattaatatcttagCACTCTGGTGAAGATATTCTAAGCCTTCTGTACTAAGACATGACATTGACAGATTCTACGTTTTGAAAGTTGGTGTCATGCAGTCGTTTTGACAAGGTATGTCAATGCAAACTGCTCTGCTGATGTTGATTGAAAATTGACCTCACTGGCCGAGGGCCGAGGTGATAATAGCTGTGTTACTGGCTAAAGTTCTCTGCTGATAACGTATAGATTTTGATAAGTTGATAACGTCACACGTTACGGCACGCTGTAGTGCAGTCTGCCAGTGTCAGTCTCGCTACTCGTTGCGAATTGGTCGCAAGTTTTATTGGATCTAGAGTAGTCTTCTaccattttatttacgttttacatataaaataaataaattgtaataatggCAGAGAAACAGTTGAAAAACAGAGTGTGCATTATCGGCTCTGGTAACTGGTAaggtttatgaatatttatataaatttaaccATTATAGAAGTAGTTTCGTACGTAATTCGATCGTTTGTACGGACATGAAAAGTGATGTTGTGGTGACCGTCCTTTAGCAAAATGATGACATAACAATGAAAACGATAACTTCTTACCCCACAACATTATCTTTATTCATTATAACCTACAGTGTTGTTATTGACAGTAACTGCACGTATTTAAATTGAACAATGCTTCTTGTTcattgttttgtatgttttataaatTCAGGGGATCAGCTATTGCTAAGATTGTGGGTAAAAATGCTGCAAGACTCCCAAACTTTGAAGACAGAGTTACAATGTGGGTGTACGAAGAGATGATTGAGGGGAAGAAACTCACAGAGATCATAAATGAGACCCATGAAAATGTCAAATATTTGCCTGGACACAAACTGCCTCCTAATGtggtaagttatttttcttatgGCATTCTTATAAGAATCAACATACCATATTTTAGAGATACACTCTCATACTCATAAGTTcccttttaatgaaattaagccTGTAAAAACTAATAGTTTGGCGGTACTATTTGTTCTTGACAGTGCCCATGTGTACAGCACATGTACAGTCTATTTTTGTGACTCCTGAGCAATTCATTGCCAATGTTATCTCATAACCTCTCTTGGTTACACTAGTAATAAACATTTCGCTAAATTGTCTTTTAAATGGTAGCATATATTTTCTGTTAGCCTTTTAAATGATGAAACATAtttgtttcttataaataatataaaatgcttGTTAGAATCTTAacagattttaattattagGCACTGTCTACTGATTCAGTTAGAATAGCAGAAAAATACATCATAACTTCATATAAGAAAGAGTTATTAATGTATTCATTTATCAAGTTACTGTTCTCTTGAAATACAGTTCacacaaaactattttttgaaTGGAAAAGGTATGTTTATACATTCAACAATAACTGATATTGATCCTATTTAATAACTGTAATTTTCCATTCAATGAagattctataaataaaaaactcaatGCTAAGCCATTTGTTATATCAGTcacataaaatttatttttaaattgtccTTACAGAGTGCATCTTTGTAACCATTGTTTGCAGTATTtactgataaatattatttttaatagttgaGAATAATATTCTTgacataaatatatcttttcaaGTAATTTTGGTGCAGCTCTTACTGTAAACAAACACTTATATAAGTTTACCTTCATCAAAACAAAAGTATGTGCTGATGTACACAATTAAGATCTTGCAGTGTTTCTCCTGACCTTGCAATTGATTAACTGTGTCTGTCATATCTGtgtgttatgtaggtacttctttaTGTAACTGCAATAAAGGCTATTCTTCACTCGTGCAAAATATCGGTCGTAATTTCCGGATTACGATATAgtgaacatgttttttttataccacgaaatcaaattattcaaaataggctgaaaaatAGTACTTCGCGAAAATTATTCACCTACAGCTACACGTTTGACTATAGTAAAATAGTCTAATAATAACATATTGCGACAAATGCAGCAACACGAAAATACTTCAAGATAAATACTGCATAGAGTTCATCAAGGGTCATTAGGTTAATCACGCGAACGGACGGCGTATTAAGGGTAATACACTATTGACTATGACTATTTAGGATTACTTTGTTTaggattaatttgtttttttgaacTATGGAGTATAAATTCGGAAAACCAAACTAGCGATTCGAAAAGTGCAACATTTTTGGATGACCTATATTTCTTCGGACTTAATAGGAAGGCGCCTTTTTTCAAACACTGCTTCATTCCTAGTAAACTACATAAGTGCGTAGTAAGGTACATAAGATTCAAAATCACATCGTGATCGGGTGTATAATTCCTAAGAACTTAGAAGTTCTTGTGCTAGTTTTTCGAAAAATCCAAAAAAGTTCATTGTTTcgaaacaatttcattttaatattatctatcAGTTCTACATAACTAACTATAACATTACACTAATTAAGATTATTATTCGtaattaagtagataaataaagCGCACGTAATTATCTAAGCATTTTAGGTTTTACATAAGCTTGTAATTAGGGAAATtaaacatacaatatttattctaATTTCATAATATCAAACATCCAAAACATAAACTTTGAACCTCTATATAATGCAAACTAAATTCGCTACGCTCGAAAACGCGACGAACAGTTATGATTTGAAATGATTATTGTAGAAATAATATGATATAAGGTAGACATAACAATAGATATAATTTAtctaagaataataatatattagacTATTTATTATATCATACTGTAGTTATGATAAGTTGAATTTGTGCTTAATTTTGTGGTATACTGACTTAACTAGTGAATTGTTTTGAACAGGTTGCAATCCCCGACGTAGTTGAAGCCGCGAAGGACGCCGACCTTCTAATTTTCGTAGTGCCCCACCAGTTCGTCAGAACTATTTGCTCCACGCTCTTAGGAAAAATAAAGCCAACCGCAGCTGCACTTTCCTTGATCAAGGTAAACCTACTAAAGATTATAttgctttg
It encodes:
- the LOC110373857 gene encoding dnaJ homolog subfamily A member 1, with the protein product MVKETTYYDILGVKPSCTTDELKKAYRKLALKYHPDKNPNEGERFKQISQAYEVLSNPDKRRIYDQGGEQALKEGGVGASGFSSPMDLFDMFFGGGFSGGRRRGRERKGKDVIHQLSVTLEELYRGAVRKLALQKNVICEKCEGRGGKKGAVQTCPTCHGTGIQVQIQQLAPGMIHQMQTVCSECRGQREIIDPKDRCKVCQGRKTVRDRKILEVHVDKGMTDGQKIVFSGEGDQEPELEPGDLVIVLDEKEHELFKRSGNDLIIRLNIELVEALCGFQKVIRTLDERDIVITVMPGEVTKHGEVKCVLNEGMPMYKNPFEKGQLIIQFLVNFPARIPPEVIPALENCLPPRPRIEIPELAEECQLIDLDPEQETRRRRAHHGNAYEEDDEHPGMNRVQCATS